A single window of Mangifera indica cultivar Alphonso chromosome 18, CATAS_Mindica_2.1, whole genome shotgun sequence DNA harbors:
- the LOC123202058 gene encoding probable beta-1,3-galactosyltransferase 3 isoform X2, translated as MSWKSRGGGGLESASKNLVSKKWTILICFGCFCTGILFSDSNRMWTVPEVKDIPRGMDGEEEKLKLISEGCDTVHKDAKREREDIFGEVSKTHHAIQTLDKTVSNLEMELAAAKAAQESIINGSPLSDDSKISESSGKRKYLMVVGINTAFSSRKRRDSVRATWMPQGEKRKKLEEEKGIVMRFVIGHSATSGGILDRAIEAEDKRHGDILRLEHVEGYLELSAKTKIFFATAVALWNADFYVKVDDDVHVNIATLGATLARHRSKPRVYIGCMKSGPVLAQKGVRYHEPEYWKFGGEGNKYFRHATGQIYAISKDLASYISINQHMLHKYANEDVSLGSWFIGLDVEHIDDRRLCCGTPPDCEWKAQAGNVCVASFDWSCSGICKSSERMKEVHRRCGEGENALWNAVF; from the exons TAACAGAATGTGGACAGTTCCTGAAGTTAAAGATATACCGAGAGGAATGGACGGTGAAGAAGAAAAGCTAAAGCTGATTTCCGAGGGTTGTGATACAGTACAT AAGGATGCAAAGCGTGAACGAGAGGACATTTTCGGGGAGGTTTCGAAGACCCATCATGCTATACA AACATTGGATAAAACAGTCTCAAACTTGGAGATGGAGTTGGCTGCCGCAAAAGCTGCACAGGAATCAATTATTAATGGTTCTCCCTTGTCAGACGACTCAAAGATTAGTGAATCAAGtggtaaaagaaaatatttaatggtTGTGGGAATCAACACTGCTTTTAGCAGCCGAAAGCGAAGAGATTCAGTTCGTGCTACTTGGATGCCGCAAG GTGAAAAAAGGAAGAAGCTCGAGGAAGAGAAGGGCATAGTCATGCGCTTTGTAATAGGTCACAG TGCTACTTCGGGTGGTATCCTCGATAGAGCAATTGAAGCAGAAGATAAACGACATGGTGACATTTTGAGACTG GAACATGTTGAAGGTTACCTTGAATTGTCAGCCAAGACGAAGATATTCTTTGCCACTGCAGTTGCTTTGTGGAATGCTGATTTCTATGTCAAAGTTGATGATGATGTACATGTAAATATAG CAACTCTTGGAGCTACTTTGGCTAGGCATCGATCGAAACCCAGAGTATACATAGGCTGCATGAAATCTGGTCCAGTCCTAGCTCAAAA GGGAGTGAGGTACCATGAACCCGAATACTGGAAATTCggtggagaaggaaacaagtacttccGTCATGCGACAGGGCAGATTTATGCTATTTCTAAAGATTTGGCATCTTATATATCAATTAACCA GCATATGCTACACAAGTATGCCAATGAGGATGTTTCTTTAGGCTCATGGTTTATCGGATTGGATGTAGAGCACATTGATGACAGGAGACTATGTTGCGGTACCCCACCTG ATTGTGAGTGGAAGGCTCAGGCAGGCAATGTGTGTGTTGCCTCATTTGATTGGAGCTGCAGCGGCATTTGCAAGTCTTCCGAGAGGATGAAAGAGGTCCACCGGCGTTGTGGCGAAGGGGAGAATGCTTTGTGGAATGCAGTCTTCTaa
- the LOC123202058 gene encoding probable beta-1,3-galactosyltransferase 3 isoform X5, with protein MSWKSRGGGGLESASKNLVSKKWTILICFGCFCTGILFSDSNRMWTVPEVKDIPRGMDGEEEKLKLISEGCDTKDAKREREDIFGEVSKTHHAIQTLDKTVSNLEMELAAAKAAQESIINGSPLSDDSKISESSGKRKYLMVVGINTAFSSRKRRDSVRATWMPQGEKRKKLEEEKGIVMRFVIGHSATSGGILDRAIEAEDKRHGDILRLEHVEGYLELSAKTKIFFATAVALWNADFYVKVDDDVHVNIATLGATLARHRSKPRVYIGCMKSGPVLAQKGVRYHEPEYWKFGGEGNKYFRHATGQIYAISKDLASYISINQHMLHKYANEDVSLGSWFIGLDVEHIDDRRLCCGTPPDCEWKAQAGNVCVASFDWSCSGICKSSERMKEVHRRCGEGENALWNAVF; from the exons TAACAGAATGTGGACAGTTCCTGAAGTTAAAGATATACCGAGAGGAATGGACGGTGAAGAAGAAAAGCTAAAGCTGATTTCCGAGGGTTGTGATACA AAGGATGCAAAGCGTGAACGAGAGGACATTTTCGGGGAGGTTTCGAAGACCCATCATGCTATACA AACATTGGATAAAACAGTCTCAAACTTGGAGATGGAGTTGGCTGCCGCAAAAGCTGCACAGGAATCAATTATTAATGGTTCTCCCTTGTCAGACGACTCAAAGATTAGTGAATCAAGtggtaaaagaaaatatttaatggtTGTGGGAATCAACACTGCTTTTAGCAGCCGAAAGCGAAGAGATTCAGTTCGTGCTACTTGGATGCCGCAAG GTGAAAAAAGGAAGAAGCTCGAGGAAGAGAAGGGCATAGTCATGCGCTTTGTAATAGGTCACAG TGCTACTTCGGGTGGTATCCTCGATAGAGCAATTGAAGCAGAAGATAAACGACATGGTGACATTTTGAGACTG GAACATGTTGAAGGTTACCTTGAATTGTCAGCCAAGACGAAGATATTCTTTGCCACTGCAGTTGCTTTGTGGAATGCTGATTTCTATGTCAAAGTTGATGATGATGTACATGTAAATATAG CAACTCTTGGAGCTACTTTGGCTAGGCATCGATCGAAACCCAGAGTATACATAGGCTGCATGAAATCTGGTCCAGTCCTAGCTCAAAA GGGAGTGAGGTACCATGAACCCGAATACTGGAAATTCggtggagaaggaaacaagtacttccGTCATGCGACAGGGCAGATTTATGCTATTTCTAAAGATTTGGCATCTTATATATCAATTAACCA GCATATGCTACACAAGTATGCCAATGAGGATGTTTCTTTAGGCTCATGGTTTATCGGATTGGATGTAGAGCACATTGATGACAGGAGACTATGTTGCGGTACCCCACCTG ATTGTGAGTGGAAGGCTCAGGCAGGCAATGTGTGTGTTGCCTCATTTGATTGGAGCTGCAGCGGCATTTGCAAGTCTTCCGAGAGGATGAAAGAGGTCCACCGGCGTTGTGGCGAAGGGGAGAATGCTTTGTGGAATGCAGTCTTCTaa
- the LOC123202058 gene encoding probable beta-1,3-galactosyltransferase 3 isoform X1: protein MSWKSRGGGGLESASKNLVSKKWTILICFGCFCTGILFSDSNRMWTVPEVKDIPRGMDGEEEKLKLISEGCDTVHKDAKREREDIFGEVSKTHHAIQTLDKTVSNLEMELAAAKAAQESIINGSPLSDDSKISESSGKRKYLMVVGINTAFSSRKRRDSVRATWMPQGEKRKKLEEEKGIVMRFVIGHSATSGGILDRAIEAEDKRHGDILRLQEHVEGYLELSAKTKIFFATAVALWNADFYVKVDDDVHVNIATLGATLARHRSKPRVYIGCMKSGPVLAQKGVRYHEPEYWKFGGEGNKYFRHATGQIYAISKDLASYISINQHMLHKYANEDVSLGSWFIGLDVEHIDDRRLCCGTPPDCEWKAQAGNVCVASFDWSCSGICKSSERMKEVHRRCGEGENALWNAVF from the exons TAACAGAATGTGGACAGTTCCTGAAGTTAAAGATATACCGAGAGGAATGGACGGTGAAGAAGAAAAGCTAAAGCTGATTTCCGAGGGTTGTGATACAGTACAT AAGGATGCAAAGCGTGAACGAGAGGACATTTTCGGGGAGGTTTCGAAGACCCATCATGCTATACA AACATTGGATAAAACAGTCTCAAACTTGGAGATGGAGTTGGCTGCCGCAAAAGCTGCACAGGAATCAATTATTAATGGTTCTCCCTTGTCAGACGACTCAAAGATTAGTGAATCAAGtggtaaaagaaaatatttaatggtTGTGGGAATCAACACTGCTTTTAGCAGCCGAAAGCGAAGAGATTCAGTTCGTGCTACTTGGATGCCGCAAG GTGAAAAAAGGAAGAAGCTCGAGGAAGAGAAGGGCATAGTCATGCGCTTTGTAATAGGTCACAG TGCTACTTCGGGTGGTATCCTCGATAGAGCAATTGAAGCAGAAGATAAACGACATGGTGACATTTTGAGACTG CAGGAACATGTTGAAGGTTACCTTGAATTGTCAGCCAAGACGAAGATATTCTTTGCCACTGCAGTTGCTTTGTGGAATGCTGATTTCTATGTCAAAGTTGATGATGATGTACATGTAAATATAG CAACTCTTGGAGCTACTTTGGCTAGGCATCGATCGAAACCCAGAGTATACATAGGCTGCATGAAATCTGGTCCAGTCCTAGCTCAAAA GGGAGTGAGGTACCATGAACCCGAATACTGGAAATTCggtggagaaggaaacaagtacttccGTCATGCGACAGGGCAGATTTATGCTATTTCTAAAGATTTGGCATCTTATATATCAATTAACCA GCATATGCTACACAAGTATGCCAATGAGGATGTTTCTTTAGGCTCATGGTTTATCGGATTGGATGTAGAGCACATTGATGACAGGAGACTATGTTGCGGTACCCCACCTG ATTGTGAGTGGAAGGCTCAGGCAGGCAATGTGTGTGTTGCCTCATTTGATTGGAGCTGCAGCGGCATTTGCAAGTCTTCCGAGAGGATGAAAGAGGTCCACCGGCGTTGTGGCGAAGGGGAGAATGCTTTGTGGAATGCAGTCTTCTaa
- the LOC123202058 gene encoding probable beta-1,3-galactosyltransferase 3 isoform X4, translating into MSWKSRGGGGLESASKNLVSKKWTILICFGCFCTGILFSDRMWTVPEVKDIPRGMDGEEEKLKLISEGCDTVHKDAKREREDIFGEVSKTHHAIQTLDKTVSNLEMELAAAKAAQESIINGSPLSDDSKISESSGKRKYLMVVGINTAFSSRKRRDSVRATWMPQGEKRKKLEEEKGIVMRFVIGHSATSGGILDRAIEAEDKRHGDILRLEHVEGYLELSAKTKIFFATAVALWNADFYVKVDDDVHVNIATLGATLARHRSKPRVYIGCMKSGPVLAQKGVRYHEPEYWKFGGEGNKYFRHATGQIYAISKDLASYISINQHMLHKYANEDVSLGSWFIGLDVEHIDDRRLCCGTPPDCEWKAQAGNVCVASFDWSCSGICKSSERMKEVHRRCGEGENALWNAVF; encoded by the exons AATGTGGACAGTTCCTGAAGTTAAAGATATACCGAGAGGAATGGACGGTGAAGAAGAAAAGCTAAAGCTGATTTCCGAGGGTTGTGATACAGTACAT AAGGATGCAAAGCGTGAACGAGAGGACATTTTCGGGGAGGTTTCGAAGACCCATCATGCTATACA AACATTGGATAAAACAGTCTCAAACTTGGAGATGGAGTTGGCTGCCGCAAAAGCTGCACAGGAATCAATTATTAATGGTTCTCCCTTGTCAGACGACTCAAAGATTAGTGAATCAAGtggtaaaagaaaatatttaatggtTGTGGGAATCAACACTGCTTTTAGCAGCCGAAAGCGAAGAGATTCAGTTCGTGCTACTTGGATGCCGCAAG GTGAAAAAAGGAAGAAGCTCGAGGAAGAGAAGGGCATAGTCATGCGCTTTGTAATAGGTCACAG TGCTACTTCGGGTGGTATCCTCGATAGAGCAATTGAAGCAGAAGATAAACGACATGGTGACATTTTGAGACTG GAACATGTTGAAGGTTACCTTGAATTGTCAGCCAAGACGAAGATATTCTTTGCCACTGCAGTTGCTTTGTGGAATGCTGATTTCTATGTCAAAGTTGATGATGATGTACATGTAAATATAG CAACTCTTGGAGCTACTTTGGCTAGGCATCGATCGAAACCCAGAGTATACATAGGCTGCATGAAATCTGGTCCAGTCCTAGCTCAAAA GGGAGTGAGGTACCATGAACCCGAATACTGGAAATTCggtggagaaggaaacaagtacttccGTCATGCGACAGGGCAGATTTATGCTATTTCTAAAGATTTGGCATCTTATATATCAATTAACCA GCATATGCTACACAAGTATGCCAATGAGGATGTTTCTTTAGGCTCATGGTTTATCGGATTGGATGTAGAGCACATTGATGACAGGAGACTATGTTGCGGTACCCCACCTG ATTGTGAGTGGAAGGCTCAGGCAGGCAATGTGTGTGTTGCCTCATTTGATTGGAGCTGCAGCGGCATTTGCAAGTCTTCCGAGAGGATGAAAGAGGTCCACCGGCGTTGTGGCGAAGGGGAGAATGCTTTGTGGAATGCAGTCTTCTaa
- the LOC123202058 gene encoding probable beta-1,3-galactosyltransferase 3 isoform X3 has product MSWKSRGGGGLESASKNLVSKKWTILICFGCFCTGILFSDRMWTVPEVKDIPRGMDGEEEKLKLISEGCDTVHKDAKREREDIFGEVSKTHHAIQTLDKTVSNLEMELAAAKAAQESIINGSPLSDDSKISESSGKRKYLMVVGINTAFSSRKRRDSVRATWMPQGEKRKKLEEEKGIVMRFVIGHSATSGGILDRAIEAEDKRHGDILRLQEHVEGYLELSAKTKIFFATAVALWNADFYVKVDDDVHVNIATLGATLARHRSKPRVYIGCMKSGPVLAQKGVRYHEPEYWKFGGEGNKYFRHATGQIYAISKDLASYISINQHMLHKYANEDVSLGSWFIGLDVEHIDDRRLCCGTPPDCEWKAQAGNVCVASFDWSCSGICKSSERMKEVHRRCGEGENALWNAVF; this is encoded by the exons AATGTGGACAGTTCCTGAAGTTAAAGATATACCGAGAGGAATGGACGGTGAAGAAGAAAAGCTAAAGCTGATTTCCGAGGGTTGTGATACAGTACAT AAGGATGCAAAGCGTGAACGAGAGGACATTTTCGGGGAGGTTTCGAAGACCCATCATGCTATACA AACATTGGATAAAACAGTCTCAAACTTGGAGATGGAGTTGGCTGCCGCAAAAGCTGCACAGGAATCAATTATTAATGGTTCTCCCTTGTCAGACGACTCAAAGATTAGTGAATCAAGtggtaaaagaaaatatttaatggtTGTGGGAATCAACACTGCTTTTAGCAGCCGAAAGCGAAGAGATTCAGTTCGTGCTACTTGGATGCCGCAAG GTGAAAAAAGGAAGAAGCTCGAGGAAGAGAAGGGCATAGTCATGCGCTTTGTAATAGGTCACAG TGCTACTTCGGGTGGTATCCTCGATAGAGCAATTGAAGCAGAAGATAAACGACATGGTGACATTTTGAGACTG CAGGAACATGTTGAAGGTTACCTTGAATTGTCAGCCAAGACGAAGATATTCTTTGCCACTGCAGTTGCTTTGTGGAATGCTGATTTCTATGTCAAAGTTGATGATGATGTACATGTAAATATAG CAACTCTTGGAGCTACTTTGGCTAGGCATCGATCGAAACCCAGAGTATACATAGGCTGCATGAAATCTGGTCCAGTCCTAGCTCAAAA GGGAGTGAGGTACCATGAACCCGAATACTGGAAATTCggtggagaaggaaacaagtacttccGTCATGCGACAGGGCAGATTTATGCTATTTCTAAAGATTTGGCATCTTATATATCAATTAACCA GCATATGCTACACAAGTATGCCAATGAGGATGTTTCTTTAGGCTCATGGTTTATCGGATTGGATGTAGAGCACATTGATGACAGGAGACTATGTTGCGGTACCCCACCTG ATTGTGAGTGGAAGGCTCAGGCAGGCAATGTGTGTGTTGCCTCATTTGATTGGAGCTGCAGCGGCATTTGCAAGTCTTCCGAGAGGATGAAAGAGGTCCACCGGCGTTGTGGCGAAGGGGAGAATGCTTTGTGGAATGCAGTCTTCTaa
- the LOC123201771 gene encoding transcription factor MYB120: MLIDDKSNDQQQQLENGSSGMNVEGGRDGGVQLKKGPWTAAEDSILTEYVRRHGEGNWNAVQRNSGLARCGKSCRLRWANHLRPNLKKGAFSPEEERLVVELHAQLGNKWARMAAQLPGRTDNEIKNYWNTRVKRRQRQGLPLYPPEIQPQHKHQQLSPAESSQSHHYHSTPSTPTSSNSPSFCFHTSPTATHHHHHHHHPYSPQCFSRSRTQIPTSLSPTPPQLSPTIQSPTFPTLSLFNSTNGYQTNHPNSATNMSNAFIISRAPPILQNPIRFKRFHPSNNSQNMENSHNTMNLSYQNKNFSPPFSPQFLRNPSSPILTPQSTNSNIFSNNSTLLSQPSFSSLPVNFNAQNSSMIPSLVEKDGFLSSDSVGFSLNPELPSIQALSQQNGNGFDNEKLSVSSSGSGLLEDLLEEAQAMASNYGNSSKQLSGVDSLEDQNKPEFGGFSQWSDSNSVNISSGMKPKEENEQGQMSTMHEDLSKYLNEIPSTQVPEWYNDSGEASNGQSPVVTDDNFGLDMQQIASLFRVDSNTGQVSDNQGSCPFDNLLGIC, translated from the exons ATGTTGATCGATGACAAAAGTAATGATCAGCAACAACAACTTGAAAATGGATCCTCGGGAATGAATGTAGAGGGAGGAAGAGATGGAGGAGTTCAGTTGAAGAAGGGGCCGTGGACGGCGGCGGAGGATAGTATTTTAACGGAGTATGTAAGGAGACACGGCGAGGGTAACTGGAATGCCGTGCAGAGGAACAGCGGATTGGCCCGTTGTGGCAAAAGTTGCAGGCTCCGTTGGGCTAACCATTTGAGGCCAAATTTGAAGAAAGGCGCTTTCTCTCCTGAAGAAGAAAGACTTGTTGTCGAATTGCACGCTCAGCTTGGTAACAAATGGGCTCGCATGGCTGCTCAG TTGCCGGGAAGAACTGACAATGAAATCAAGAACTACTGGAATACAAGAGTCAAGAGACGCCAGCGCCAAGGGCTGCCGCTGTATCCACCGGAAATTCAGCCGCAGCATAAGCACCAGCAACTCAGCCCTGCAGAGTCTTCACAATCTCATCATTATCATTCAACTCCTTCAACTCCCACGAGTTCAAATTCACCTTCCTTCTGTTTTCACACAAGTCCCACCGCCactcaccaccaccaccaccaccaccatccaTACTCTCCGCAGTGCTTCAGCCGCAGCCGCACCCAAATTCCCACCTCTCTCTCCCCAACCCCTCCACAACTCTCCCCTACCATCCAGTCTCCAACTTTCCcaactctttctctctttaaCTCCACAAATGGCTATCAAACCAACCATCCAAACTCAGCTACAAATATGAGCAACGCCTTTATTATCTCTAGAGCTCCTCCTATTCTCCAAAACCCAATTCGTTTCAAACGTTTTCATCCTTCTAACAACAGCCAAAACATGGAGAATAGTCATAAtactatgaatttgagttatcAAAATAAGAACTTTTCGCCTCCTTTTAGTCCTCAGTTCTTGAGAAACCCTTCATCTCCTATACTAACTCCCCAGAGTACAAACagtaatattttctcaaataatTCTACGTTGTTGTCACAGCCTTCGTTTTCATCTCTTCCCGTTAACTTCAATGCTCAAAACTCATCAATGATTCCAAGTCTGGTGGAGAAGGATGGGTTTTTGAGCAGTGATTCAGTTGGGTTTAGTTTGAATCCGGAGCTCCCTTCAATTCAAGCGTTGTCTCAGCAAAATGGAAATGGTTTTGATAATGAGAAGTTGAGTGTGTCGAGCAGTGGAAGTGGGTTGTTGGAGGATCTTTTAGAGGAGGCGCAGGCCATGGCTAGCAATTATGGCAATAGTTCAAAGCAGCTAAGCGGTGTGGATTCACTTGAAGATCAGAACAAGCCTGAGTTTGGTGGGTTCAGTCAATGGAGTGATTCAAACTCTGTGAATATATCATCAG GAATGAAGCCGAAGGAAGAGAATGAGCAAGGCCAAATGAGTACAATGCATGAAGACTTATCAAAATACCTGAATGAGATTCCCTCCACGCAAGTTCCAGAGTGGTATAATGACAGTGGCGAAGCCTCAAATGGCCAATCTCCAGTAGTAACCGACGATAATTTTGGACTTGACATGCAGCAAATAGCCTCATTATTTCGAGTTGACTCTAACACAGGCCAAGTCAGTGACAATCAGGGCTCCTGCCCTTTTGATAATTTGCTAGGAATCTGCTAA